One genomic segment of Oncorhynchus mykiss isolate Arlee chromosome 10, USDA_OmykA_1.1, whole genome shotgun sequence includes these proteins:
- the LOC110533555 gene encoding biotin--protein ligase-like: MLQLPEEMGLMSVAARQTQGRGFGGKAGLSPLGCAMFSVQVSVSSRLGQRIPFLQHLAALAAVEVVRTLPGYQEIDRRVKWPNDIYYSNLMKLGRVLVTSTVMGPTFHLLVGCGFNRSNSNPTICINNLVMQHNRECGTSMELLSSAQLIGRTLTSLKQLISAFQERGQRPSCPSTTRDGCTAGLRCVCGARTAPKPTWWASTTKASCRCSLRSRVWSPCNLMATPSTC, from the exons ATGCTCCAGCTGCCTGAGGAAATGGGCTTAATGTCTGTAGCTGCTCGACAGACCCAGGGTAGAG GCTTCGGGGGGAAAGCAGGGCTGAGTCCTCTGGGATGTGCTATGTTCAGTGTGCAGGTGTCTGTGAGCTCCAGACTGGGCCAGAGGATCCCCTTCCTGCAGCACCTGGCTGCGCTGGCAGCGGTGGAGGTTGTACGCACCCTGCCCGGTTACCAG GAGATTGATCGCAGAGTGAAGTGGCCTAATGACATTTACTACAGTAACCTGATGAAGCTTGGAAGAGTGCTGGTGACATCAACAGTCATGGGACCAACCTTCCATCTCCTCGTTG GCTGTGGCTTCAATAGGAGCAACAGCAACCCCACCATCTGTATCAACAACCTGGTGATGCAGCACAACCGAGAGTGTGGCACCAGCATGGAGCTCCTGAGCTCAGCACAGCTCATAGGTCGCACCCTCACCTCCCTGAAGCAGCTCATCTCTGCCTTCCAGGAGAGGGGTCAGAGGCCGTCCTGCCCCTCTACTACAAGAGATGGGTGCACAG CGGGACTCAGGTGTGTCTGTGGAGCGAGAACGGCCCCCAAGCCGACGTGGTGGGCCTCGACGACAAAGGCTTCCTGTAGGTGCTCTCTGAGGAGCAGGGTTTGGTCTCCTTGCAATCTAATGGCAACTCCTTCGACATGCTGA